TCGAAGAATTTTTTACTGGATTTAAGCTCATTTATGAGTTTATGATTGCCTATGGCTGTATCCAGAGCAAATTTTAGTTCCGTCTCCCGGAATGGTTTTATGATATAGTAAAATGGATGGGTTGATTTTCCATCCAGCCGGGAATCAATATTCCCATGGGCAGTTAAAAACACAATGGGCATTTCTATAGTCTTTAAAATTTCTTTAGCAGCATCTACACCATCCATAGGCCCATTTAAATATACATCCATGATAATGAGATCTATACTGCATTTTCTAACCATTTCCAGTGCCTGTTCACCAGAGAATACATCCCCCACCACATCATAACCCCATGATTTAAGCCTGCGAGTGAGTTCCATAGCCGTAATGGCCTCATCCTCCACAATCAATACCCTGGGATTAGACATAATTTAAGGTTAGTTTACTATCCATAATAAACATATTAGTATTTTTCAAGGACAGTATTGTTCTTGGAAAACAACGATAAATAATGAATGTCATTGTTTAAAAACATGGACAATAATATAATATTAAATTCAACATATTACTCTAATTATGTAGAACTTACGGCCCCTCAACTAATAAGATAATCTAATAACTGATAAAGTCCCTAAAAACAGTGGGGATGCATCCATTGGAACACTGCAGGATTATTTATAAATCAGCGGACTCCCAATTTAAAAATATGGATTACATTTACATATTATGAAGAAAGTACTCTTAGGGGAGTTTTATCTAAGGGTTTAAGTAGCCCCTATCCTGGTTATGGTCTATGAGTGATGCCGCTGGAACCCACTCAGAGGGCATTGATTATTAGAAGCAGGGATTTAGGAGAAATATAAATTCAGGGGATAGCATGACCAATGAAAAAATAATATCTAAAGAAGATTTAGAACTCAAAATAAAGGATTTAAAAAGTGAACTTGATAATTCTCAAAAAGAACTCGATGTCCTGAAAAAAGACTTTTACACTTGTCAGGGTCGTTTAAAAGAAATAAGAAAAGAGAAGAAAGAACTGGCTGATGATTTAAAAGAATTTGAAATGATGAAATTGGACTTAGATCTTTTAAATGCCCAAAAACTACAAGATGATAATAACCGAATTCAACACCGGATACATATCACTAAAAAGTTTCTGGATGAAGCTCGAAAAGATATAGAATTTAGAGACAAAGTTATTGAGGATTTAGTTAAGCGTAAATTTACAGATAGAAGTAGGAATATTCTTCCTAAAAGTTATATTGTTTATAAGAATAAGTGATAATCCTGAACAACACTTTAGATAAAAATACTATTAAAAAGATTGGATTAAACCAGAAGATCTCATTGCAATATCGTCTGATAATCATACCATAAAACTAATTGAAAAGGGTAAAAAATTATCAAGCATTTAATAAACAATATATCGGATGATAAAATCAACAATTTAAATCATGGAACCAATATGGAAATAGGACCATTATTAAGAATATATCGTGATTACCCGGTTTACACCAGAAAAGCTAAATTAAAGAAAAATTATTGTGAAAACATTGATAATTCAAAAAAGTTAGTTAACCACATCGATTTTTTTTATTGCATCATGTTATTTTTTAAAATGAAAAGGGTAATTTAACTTCGTTAAACATTGATATGACGAACTTAGTATTTGGACTGAAAATACCAATATAACAAAACCATGCAAAGTCACCTAATTTAAACTACTACCTATACACTAAACCATTGAAATATACCTAAAACTCAAATTTTTATTTTTTAAAAGAACTAACGTTCTGCAATAATAACAACCATGGGACATAATACTAACTTTTTTAATCTAGTTGCCAGATAAATAGACTATACTTAATCCCATGAACATCTGGATAAACGAGGTAATGACATGATACTAATCATTGGTGGAGCGGGATACATCGGCTCACACATTAACAAAATGTTAAATCAACTGGGACATGAAACAATCATCTTAGACAATCTTAGTTATGGTCACAAGGAATTTACCAAATGGGGTAAATTTATTGAAGGCGATATTAATGAAACTGCAAAATTAGAGAGGATCTTTCAAAATTATCCTGTGGATTCCGTGATGCATTTTGCAGCATTCACTTATGTTGGAGAATCAGTGACCAACCCCCAAAAATACTATGTAAATAATGTAAAAAATACGCTGAATCTTTTAGAGACAATGAATAAGTACCATATCAAAAATTTCATCTTCTCATCAACTTGTGCTGTTTATGGAGAACCACAGGAATTACCGCTGAAAGAAGACCATCCATTAAATCCCATAAATCCCTATGGGCGAAGTAAGTTAATGATAGAAAATATTTTAAAAGATTACTCCGAGGCCTATGATTTTAATTACGCATCCCTTAGATATTTTAATGCCGCAGGAGCTGATCCTGAAGCAGAAATAGGTGAGTGGCATGACCCTGAAACACACCTCATACCCCTTGTACTTGATGCAGCATCTGGACGAAGAGATGCCATAAATATTTTTGGTACAGATTATCCCACCAAAGACGGAACATGTATTAGGGATTATATCCACGTCTGTGATCTCGCCCAGGCACATTTAAAAGCATTAGATTATCTT
The nucleotide sequence above comes from Methanobacterium alcaliphilum. Encoded proteins:
- the galE gene encoding UDP-glucose 4-epimerase GalE, with protein sequence MILIIGGAGYIGSHINKMLNQLGHETIILDNLSYGHKEFTKWGKFIEGDINETAKLERIFQNYPVDSVMHFAAFTYVGESVTNPQKYYVNNVKNTLNLLETMNKYHIKNFIFSSTCAVYGEPQELPLKEDHPLNPINPYGRSKLMIENILKDYSEAYDFNYASLRYFNAAGADPEAEIGEWHDPETHLIPLVLDAASGRRDAINIFGTDYPTKDGTCIRDYIHVCDLAQAHLKALDYLKDKDTSEIFNLGNGNGFSVREVIETAARITGQKIKSIEDKPRAGDPPILIGSAAKAKKVLGWKPHWKDLSEIIETSWKWHQRLYGTKDKV
- a CDS encoding response regulator, which codes for MSNPRVLIVEDEAITAMELTRRLKSWGYDVVGDVFSGEQALEMVRKCSIDLIIMDVYLNGPMDGVDAAKEILKTIEMPIVFLTAHGNIDSRLDGKSTHPFYYIIKPFRETELKFALDTAIGNHKLINELKSSKKFFEEVTSNIPGIIYQNHIQNNWHTDFINPDCLEKITGYTVDELKSNGISTIGNIILKEDRKMVLREISDSIATGESFQLTYHIQDKEGNIKIVMDTGKPVYNQSGDVRTIEGVIFESKKSCKI